Proteins co-encoded in one Dasypus novemcinctus isolate mDasNov1 chromosome 6, mDasNov1.1.hap2, whole genome shotgun sequence genomic window:
- the LOC101412738 gene encoding olfactory receptor 13A1-like, which translates to MVEFLLQGLSENPQLQLVLFALFFLLYLTALAGNGLILMAICLNASLHTPMYFFLANLAIVDIVCTSTILPKLLENLLLNGSTISYGGCLTQLFFMTGVLGAELLLLAVMSYDRYVAICQPLHYHTLMSRPLCVLLAGSVWFVSAVNTSVHTGLMAQLTFCSPYQIPHFQCEIPTLLQIACSPTKLSNIMTITSDVFFAVVNFLLTMVSYTFIITSILRIRSAEGKRRAFSTCSSHLLVVCMYYSTVIYTYFITGSSTSIENGKVLTLMYTAVSPTLNPLIYSLRNRDVKVALRRLLSTFSK; encoded by the coding sequence ATGGTGGAGTTTCTCCTTCAGGGCCTCTCAGAAAATCCCCAGCTCCAACTTGTCTTATTtgctctcttcttcctcctttacCTGACTGCTCTTGCAGGGAATGGCCTCATCCTCATGGCCATCTGCCTGAATGCCTCCCTCCACACCCCAATGTACTTCTTTCTTGCCAATCTGGCCATTGTAGACATTGTCTGCACATCCACAATTCTTCCCAAGTTGCTGGAGAATCTGCTACTCAATGGTAGCACCATCTCCTATGGAGGCTGCTTGACCCAGCTCTTCTTCATGACAGGGGTTCTGGGGGCAGAGCTGCTGCTGCTTGCTGTCATGTCCTATGACCGCTACGTGGCCATCTGTCAGCCCCTGCACTATCACACACTGATGAGCAGGCCTCTCTGTGTGCTGCTGGCAGGCAGTGTGTGGTTTGTTAGTGCAGTAAACACATCTGTGCACACTGGCCTGATGGCACAGCTAACATTCTGCAGCCCCTATCAGATCCCTCACTTCCAGTGTGAAATCCCCACCCTGCTGCAGATTGCCTGTAGCCCAACAAAGCTGAGCAATATAATGACTATCACATCAGATGTTTTCTTTGCAGTGGTCAACTTCTTGCTCACTATGGTATCCTACACCTTCATTATCACCAGCATCCTGCGCATCCGATCAGCTGAGGGCAAGCGCAGGGCATTttccacctgctcctcccaccttCTGGTGGTCTGTATGTACTACTCCACTGTCATCTATACCTATTTCATCACTGGCTCTAGTACCTCCATAGAAAATGGCAAAGTGTTGACCCTCATGTATACGGCGGTGAGTCCCACCCTGAACCCACTCATATACAGTCTGCGCAACAGGGATGTGAAAGTGGCCCTTAGGAGGTTGTTATCCACATTtagcaaatga